Proteins encoded within one genomic window of Neodiprion fabricii isolate iyNeoFabr1 chromosome 6, iyNeoFabr1.1, whole genome shotgun sequence:
- the LOC124184590 gene encoding myrosinase 1-like, with the protein MKELRRIVICCVIFTKLHECQGANLSFPENFIIGAATASYQIEGAWNVSDKGENVWDWFTHNKPENIADGSTGDVACDSYHKYEEDVQWVKNLGLDFYRFSVSWSRVLPNGFANEVSEDGIQYYKNLTTLLVANGIEPIVTIYHWDHPQILEDLGGWTNELMVEWYTDYARVLFEELGPMVKTFITINEPKVYCEQGYNSTTIKAPGKILENMGHYLCVHNTLKAHATAYHLYDDEFRAIQEGQIGIVTPCAGWVPGDNVTEESIERHFQFDCGWIMHPIYVGDYPEIVKTRVAYVSALENYPFSRLPEFSQDWIEYINGTADFFGLNHYTSSMPIFDTAEELGIYTRDSGIIKNTNSSWSAGSSSWLYVLPEGFGNVLRMIRDQYNNPPLYVFENGYSDTGELEDYRRINYYYEYVSEMLTAINDDGCNVVAYTIWSLLDNFEWNAGYTELFGIISVDFNSSNRTRSAKLSTSWWQEVISTRTLQDVPSNGTRR; encoded by the exons ATGAAAGAATTACGGAGAATTGTTATTTGCTGTGTAATATTCACAAA ACTACACGAGTGTCAAGGTGCAAATCTTAGTTTTccggaaaattttatcattggtGCTGCAACCGCATCTTACCAAATAGAAGGGGCCTGGAATGTCAGCG ACAAAGGAGAAAATGTTTGGGATTGGTTCACACACAACAAACCGGAAAACATAGCAGACGGAAGTACGGGAGATGTGGCCTGTGACTCTTATCATAAATACGAAGAAGACGTGCAGTGGGTGAAAAATCTAGGG TTGGATTTCTACCGTTTTTCGGTCAGCTGGTCACGCGTACTTCCAAATGGTTTTGCGAATGAAGTCAGTGAAGATGGAATTCAATACTACAAAAATCTGACCACGTTACTAGTGGCAAATGGTATCGAGCCCATCGTTACAATATATCACTGGGACCATCCTCAGATTCTCGAAGATTTGGGTGGATGGACAAACGAATTAATGGTGGAGTGGTATACCGATTACGCCAGGGTTCTTTTCGAAGAATTGGGACCCATGGTGAAAACCTTCATCACAATTAACGAGCCAAAAGTATATTGCGAACAAGGATACAACTCGACTACTATAAAAGCTCCAG gaaaaatattagaaaatatgGGCCATTACCTGTGCGTTCACAATACTCTGAAAGCTCATGCGACAGCGTATCATCTGTACGATGACGAATTCCGTGCGATTCAAGAAGGCCAAATAGGAATAGTGACGCCGTGTGCCGGTTGGGTGCCAGGGGACAACGTAACCGAAGAATCCATCGAACGACACTTTCAGTTCGATTGCGGTTGGATTATGCACCCCATTTATGTTGGAGACTATCCAGAAATTGTGAAAACGAGAGTGGCCTATGTCAGTGCACTCGAAAATTACCCATTTTCACGTTTACCCGAATTTTCACAGGATTGGATAGAGTACATAAA TGGAACAGCAGACTTCTTTGGTCTCAATCACTACACGTCAAGTATGCCCATATTTGACACAGCCGAAGAGCTTGGCATATATACCAGGGATAGTGGCATAATTAAAAATACCAATTCCAGCTGGTCAGCTGGTAGTTCTTCATGGTTATAC GTATTGCCAGAAGGATTCGGTAATGTTTTGCGTATGATTCGAGACCAGTACAATAATCCACCGTTGTATGTATTTGAAAACGGATATTCCGACACCGGCGAGTTGGAAGACTATCGacgaattaattattattacgaatACGTCAGCGAGATGCTCACAGCCATCAACGATGATGGCTGCAATGTCGTGGCATACACTATTTGGTCCCTTCTTGACAATTTTGAGTGGAATGCTGGCTACAC AGAATTATTCGGCATTATAAGTGTTGATTTCAACAGTTCAAACAGAACAAGATCAGCTAAACTATCTACGTCATGGTGGCAAGAAGTTATCAGTACACGTACACTTCAGGATGTTCCCAGTAACGGTACTAGACGTTAG
- the LOC124184588 gene encoding myrosinase 1-like: MEHYISIMKHTWKIVICCIIFTGLKECQAANLSFPGNFTIGVATSSYQIEGAWNVSDKAESIWDWYTHSYPENIADESNGDIACDSYHKYEEDIQWLKELGVDFYRFSVSWARILPNGFANEVSEDGLQYYKNLTQALIDNGIEPVVTIYHWEHPKILEDLGGWTNELMVTWYADYARIIFEELGPLVKTFVTINEPESYCAVGYNTTYFAPGKELENMGHYICMHNSLKAHATVYHMYDDEYRSTQNGQIGIVAQCYGWVAGDNVTDDSIERYFQFNCGWVMHPIFVGDYPEIMKTRIANISALQGYPFSRLPEFSDDWIEYINGTADFFGLNHYTSRMPVFDSNEDLGIYTIDSGIIASINESWSLGSAAWLHVVPAGFGNLLRMIRDQYNNPPVWVLENGYPDTGESDDYSRISYYYEYITELLTAFQDDGCNVVRYTIWSLLDEFEWTAGYTQLFGIVGVDFDSSDRTRSAKLSTAWWQEVISTRTLQSVPTANSTR, translated from the exons ATGGAACATTACATTTCAATAATGAAACATACGtggaaaattgtaatttgctGTATAATCTTCACAGG GTTAAAAGAATGCCAAGCCGCTAATCTCAGTTTTCCTGGGAATTTCACAATTGGTGTTGCCACCTCATCCTACCAAATAGAAGGAGCCTGGAACGTAAGTG ATAAGGCAGAAAGTATTTGGGATTGGTACACACACAGCTATCCGGAAAACATCGCAGATGAAAGTAATGGAGATATAGCTTGCGATTCCTACCATAAATATGAAGAAGACATACAGTGGCTGAAAGAGCTGGGA GTGGATTTTTACCGGTTTTCGGTAAGCTGGGCACGCATACTTCCAAACGGTTTTGCAAACGAAGTCAGTGAGGATGGGCTgcaatattacaaaaatttaacccAAGCTCTGATCGATAACGGTATCGAACCAGTCGTAACTATATATCACTGGGAACATCCAAAGATTCTTGAAGATTTGGGAGGATGGACCAACGAGTTGATGGTGACGTGGTACGCTGACTATGCCAGAATCATTTTTGAAGAACTGGGGCCCCTGGTTAAAACCTTCGTCACAATCAACGAGCCTGAATCCTACTGTGCAGTTGGATACAACACCACTTATTTTGCTCCAG GTAAAGAGTTGGAAAACATGGGGCACTATATATGCATGCACAATTCCTTAAAAGCTCACGCGACAGTATATCATATGTACGACGATGAATATAGATCAACACAAAATGGTCAAATAGGCATCGTTGCACAATGTTATGGATGGGTGGCAGGGGACAACGTGACTGACGATTCCATTGagagatattttcaatttaattgtGGTTGGGTAATGCATCCAATATTTGTTGGGGACTACCCAGAAATAATGAAGACTAGGATAGCCAACATAAGCGCTCTCCAAGGTTATCCATTCTCACGATTGCCAGAATTTTCAGATGATTGGATAGAGTACATTAA TGGAACCGCAGATTTCTTTGGCCTGAATCATTACACGTCTCGCATGCCTGTGTTCGATTCAAACGAGGATCTTGGTATATATACAATAGATAGTGGTATAATTGCTTCTATTAATGAAAGTTGGTCACTTGGGAGTGCTGCGTGGTTACAC GTTGTACCAGCCGGATTCGGTAACCTATTACGCATGATTCGAGACCAATACAATAATCCTCCAGTATGGGTCCTGGAAAACGGATATCCTGACACTGGGGAATCAGATGATTACAGCAGGATCAGTTATTACTACGAATACATCACCGAGTTACTCACAGCCTTTCAGGATGACGGCTGCAACGTTGTGAGATACACAATTTGGTCACTTCTGGACGAGTTCGAATGGACAGCTGGTTACAC ACAATTATTtggcatcgtcggagtggacTTTGACAGTTCGGACAGAACAAGGTCGGCAAAGCTTTCCACGGCATGGTGGCAAGAAGTCATCAGTACTCGGACACTTCAAAGTGTTCCAACTGCCAACAGTACCCGTTAG
- the LOC124184587 gene encoding myrosinase 1-like → MVGAEKTTFPKGFKFGVGTASYQIEGGWNEEGKGENIWDRMTHSKPDTVEKRHNGDVACDSYHKYKDDIKMLEDLGVDFYRFSFSWSRILPTGFANKINPDGIRYYNNLIDGLIARGIEPMGTMFHWDLPQPLQELGGWQNEALVDYFTDYAKVLFENFGDRVKTWFTFNEPWVIAALSHGGVGLAPATHSPGVGVYLVGQTILKSHARAYHLYQESFKSKQEGRLSMVIHWFGYVPKTDSPEDVAVAEKAKQFKFGWFAHPIFSAEGDYPKVMKDAIAKKSAEQGFPRSRLPVLGKYWVDLIRGTADFIAVNTYTSMLAVPNPDTTEPSWVNDCGVKLTNDGLGWPESVCFWHKENAVEFGNMFRWLRNEYGDREIIVTENGWPEDGSSKHEDWERIRYTHRYLEELLTAIHRDKINITGYTHWSLMDNFEWIQGYTMRFGLYYVDFEDPCRPRTIKKSGEYYRELISKRRLPEKFNEELFASDKKFAKRINLCVSTHGKETFFLS, encoded by the exons ATGGTCGGTGCGGAAAAAACAACGTTTCCTAAGGGGTTCAAATTTGGCGTTGGAACAGCTTCGTATCAAATAGAAGGTGGCTGGAATGAAGAAG GCAAAGGCGAAAATATCTGGGACCGCATGACCCACTCCAAACCCGATACTGTCGAGAAGCGACACAATGGAGACGTCGCTTGTGACTCGTATCACAAATACAAGGATGACATAAAAATGCTGGAAGATCTTGGG GTTGATTTTTACCGATTCTCGTTCTCCTGGTCGCGGATCTTGCCAACGGGATTCGCAAACAAGATTAACCCAGACGGAATTCGGTATTATAACAATTTGATAGACGGACTGATTGCTCGAGGAATCGAACCAATGGGAACCATGTTCCACTGGGACCTGCCACAGCCCCTGCAGGAACTCGGAGGCTGGCAAAATGAAGCACTGGTCGACTATTTCACGGATTACGCGAAAGTCTTGTTCGAGAATTTTGGGGACAGG GTGAAAACTTGGTTCACCTTTAACGAGCCCTGGGTAATCGCAGCACTGAGTCATGGCGGAGTTGGCTTAGCACCAGCGACGCACTCGCCTGGCGTTGGAGTTTATCTCGTCGGCCAAACAATCCTCAAGTCTCACGCGAGAGCTTACCATTTGTACCAGGAAAGCTTCAAGAGTAAGCAGGAAG GTCGCCTATCGATGGTCATTCACTGGTTTGGTTACGTGCCGAAAACCGATTCCCCCGAAGACGTTGCGGTTGCCGAAAAGGCGAAGCAGTTCAAATTCGGGTGGTTCGCTCATCCGATTTTCAGCGCAGAAGGTGACTACCCCAAAGTGATGAAGGACGCCATAGCGAAGAAAAGTGCGGAGCAGGGTTTCCCAAGGTCTCGACTTCCggtacttggaaaatattggGTCGACTTGATCAGAGGCACCGCTGACTTCATTGCCGTCAACACGTACACTTCGATGCTCGCCGTTCCCAATCCAGATACCACAGAACCAAGCTGGGTTAACGACTGTGGCGTAAAATTAACGAATGATGGCTTGGGTTGGCCGGAATCCGTGTGCTTCTGGCACAAA GAGAACGCAGTAGAGTTTGGCAACATGTTCCGATGGCTAAGAAACGAGTACGGTGATCGAGAGATAATCGTTACAGAAAATGGTTGGCCAGAGGATGGTTCATCAAAACATGAAGACTGGGAACGTATTCGTTACACGCATCGCTATCTGGAAGAGCTGCTCACAGCTATTCATCGCGACAAGATAAACATCACTGGCTACACCCATTGGAGCCTCATGGACAATTTTGAATGGATCCAGGGATACAC GATGCGGTTCGGATTGTATTACGTCGACTTCGAAGACCCTTGCAGACCACGcacgataaaaaaatctggAGAGTATTACCGTGAGCTGATTTCGAAACGACGACTGCCCGAAAAATTCAACGAGGAGCTTTTCGCCAGCGATAAGAAATTCGCCAAGCGAATAAATCTATGCGTCTCGACACACGGAAAAGAAACTTTCTTCTTATCGTAA
- the LOC124184591 gene encoding myrosinase 1-like, producing the protein MTSTLCWSLLLYSLLISRIFCHDDDYLTFPEGFRIGAAGASYQIEGGWNASDKGHSVWDNFTHREPWRIVDNSNGDIACDSYHKYKEDVKWLKEIGLDHYRFSLSWSRILPTGYADKVSEDGIRYYKNLIDELLRNNIEPLVTLYHWDHPQVIEEQGGWMNDMIVKWFGDYARVVFRELGPKVKIFATINEPNSFCTEGYEDGCKAPGKQLAPTGGYMCGHNVLKAHARAYHIYDREFRKSQNGKIGIVIPCGGQIAKNPGDNASVETSFQFGCGWMAHPIFSKTGDYPEVMKRNIDRNSKNEGYPRSRLPKFSPNWIKYIRGTSDYFGLNHYTTFEVSPRTKKPDDVWGLDSGLEKSVDPSWPRTASAWLRVTPFGFGDILRQIKDEYQNPPVYILENGVSDSGTLTDHQRIGYFYSYLKELITAVKRDGCNVPLYTMWSLLDNFEWNRGYTERFGILHVDFNSSNRTRTPKLSVDWWKNVLRTRKLQPVTEYW; encoded by the exons ATGACGTCTACACTCTGCTGGAGTCTTTTGTTGTACTCCTTGCTGATCTCACG CATTTTCTGTCACGACGATGATTATCTTACCTTTCCTGAGGGATTTCGTATCGGAGCTGCAGGAGCGTCGTATCAAATTGAAGGCGGCTGGAACGCAAGTG ATAAAGGTCACAGTGTGTGGGATAATTTCACGCACAGAGAACCATGGCGTATTGTAGATAATAGTAACGGTGACATTGCTTGTGACTCGTACCACAAATACAAGGAAGATGTTAAATGGCTCAAGGAGATTGGA CTCGATCACTATCGATTTTCGCTCAGCTGGTCTCGCATCTTGCCAACTGGCTACGCTGACAAAGTCAGCGAGGATGGAATTCGTTACTACAAAAATCTGATCGACGAACTACTCCGCAACAACATCGAACCCTTAGTCACTCTCTATCATTGGGATCACCCACAGGTGATCGAGGAACAAGGTGGTTGGATGAACGACATGATAGTCAAGTGGTTTGGCGACTATGCAAGGGTGGTATTCCGGGAGCTTGGACcgaaggtgaaaatatttgcaacgatAAACGAGCCAAATTCATTTTGCACGGAGGGTTATGAGGATGGGTGTAAGGCTCCAG GAAAACAACTCGCTCCGACGGGGGGTTACATGTGCGGCCATAACGTGTTAAAGGCCCACGCCAGAGCGTACCACATTTACGACAGAGAATTCCGGAAATCCCAAAATGGAAAGATCGGCATCGTGATACCTTGCGGAGGTCAAATAGCCAAGAATCCGGGAGACAACGCGTCTGTCGaaacatcatttcaattcggCTGCGGATGGATGGCTcacccaattttttcaaaaaccgGAGACTACCCTGAAGTTATGAAGCGTAACATCGATCGTAACAGCAAAAACGAAGGTTACCCCAGATCAAGGTTACCGAAATTTTCGCCGAACTGGATCAAATACATCAG AGGAACTTCCGACTACTTTGGATTGAATCATTACACCACCTTCGAGGTATCACCTAGAACAAAAAAACCAGACGACGTATGGGGTCTTGACTCTGGTCTGGAGAAAAGTGTGGATCCAAGCTGGCCTCGGACAGCTTCTGCCTGGCTGAGG GTAACTCCGTTCGGCTTCGGAGATATTCTCAGACAGATTAAAGACGAGTACCAAAACCCACCTGTTTATATTCTCGAGAACGGTGTTTCGGACTCGGGAACACTGACCGACCATCAGAGGATCGGTTACTTCTACTCGTACCTGAAGGAACTCATTACAGCGGTCAAACGGGATGGGTGTAACGTGCCACTTTATACCATGTGGAGCCTTCTCGATAACTTCGAGTGGAATAGAGGATATAC AGAGCGTTTTGGCATCTTACATGTGGATTTCAATAGTTCAAACAGAACTCGAACACCCAAGCTGTCAGTGGATTGgtggaaaaatgttttaagAACTCGAAAGCTGCAGCCTGTGACTGAGTACTGGTAG
- the LOC124184697 gene encoding UDP-glucosyltransferase 2-like: MVARRTIVAAIICILNCAVEFIDCYRILCICPRASISHQVVFRSFTLALNKRGHEIIFVTSDPMNDPTLKNYTEIDISFLYKSNYITVLDVKDWFGSFYKLSGMANLQTDQILQHPEFRKIYTAGSNENFDMVLLEMLYWPALFVLGKRFDAPVIGLSPMGLTMNVQYVLGNPIMTSHPSNWELYSKSSPLTFWDRLGNFVSFWRFLHYYKNNHVTEQAAIARKYFGEDIPDLEELEKNVSLVFANQQTPISFSRPEVRKIVEIAGFHVSPPSKPLPKDIKKILDGATQGFIYMSLGSNMKSSMLSNETRNELVAAFSKLPYEVLWKFENDVLPDKPKNVHILKWTPQQAVLAHPNLKVFVYQGGLQSTEETVSHGVPVVGIPTWGDQRMQIDKMVSLGVGKKLELRTMNRNEIEEAIRTVASNKRYKDEMVKLSTLLKENSQHLLENAIWWTEQVLRHKGTSHLHSITADDPWYRRQDMDLIVFISVGTTVVLILICYVSHKLLTVVISAWKSPSLDRKKKWK, encoded by the exons ATGGTTGCACGGCGTACAATTGTTGCTGCCATAATATGTATTTTAAACTGTGCGGTAGAGTTCATAGATTGCTACAGAATATTGTGCATCTGCCCGCGAGCTTCAATCAGTCATCAAGTCGTGTTTCGCAGCTTTACCTTGGCCTTGAACAAACGGGGGCACGAAATTATCTTTGTAACCTCGGATCCCATGAATGATCCAACTTTAAAAAACTACACGGAAATTGACATCAGTTTTCTTTACAAATCGAATTACATCACGGTTCTAGACGTGAAGGATTGGTTTGGCTCGTTTTACAAATTGAGCGGCATGGCGAATTTACAAACCGATCAAATTCTCCAGCATCCGGAGTTCAGAAAGATATATACAGCCGGTagtaacgaaaattttgacatGGTACTACTAGAGATGTTATACTGGCCTGCTCTCTTCGTACTGGGTAAAAGATTCGATGCACCGGTTATCG GATTGTCACCCATGGGACTGACGATGAACGTTCAGTACGTGCTGGGCAATCCCATTATGACGTCGCATCCATCAAATTGGGAACTCTACTCGAAATCCTCACCACTGACGTTTTGGGACAGGTTGGGAAATTTCGTCAGCTTCTGGAGATTTCTCCACTATTATAAAAACAATCACGTAACGGAGCAAGCGGCAATTGCACGAAAATACTTTGGCGAAGATATTCCCGATCTCGAGGAATTGGAGAAAAATGTCAGTCTCGTTTTCGCCAATCAACAGACACCCATATCCTTCTCGAGGCCGGAggttcgaaaaattgttgaaatcgcCGGCTTTCACGTTTCTCCACCAAGCAAACCTTTACCCAAG GACATCAAAAAAATCTTGGACGGGGCTACGCAAGGGTTTATTTACATGAGTCTTGGGTCGAACATGAAAAGCAGCATGCTGTCGAATGAGACGCGGAATGAGTTGGTGGCAGCATTCTCTAAGCTGCCGTACGAAGTGTTGTGGAAATTTGAGAACGATGTTCTTCCGGACAAGCCGAAAAACGTTCACATCTTGAAATGGACACCGCAACAGGCTGTTCTGG CCCATCCGAATCTGAAAGTCTTCGTGTACCAAGGAGGTCTCCAAAGCACCGAGGAGACCGTGTCTCATGGAGTTCCCGTTGTTGGAATACCAACTTGGGGCGACCAGAGAATGCAGATTGACAAAATGGTGTCACTTGGAGTCGGGAAGAAATTGGAGCTCCGCACGATGAACAGAAATGAGATCGAAGAAGCGATTAGAACTGTAGCATCCAACAAGAG GTACAAGGATGAAATGGTAAAGCTGAGCACtctgttgaaagaaaattcacaACATCTGCTGGAAAATGCCATCTGGTGGACGGAGCAAGTACTTCGTCATAAAGGAACCTCGCATTTGCACTCCATCACAGCTGACGATCCGTGGTACCGTCGACAGGACATGGATctaattgttttcatttcggTTGGAACCACCGTAGTTTTAATTCTCATTTGCTACGTCTCGCACAAGCTGCTAACCGTTGTTATCAGTGCGTGGAAATCGCCATCACTggacaggaaaaaaaaatggaaataa
- the LOC124184695 gene encoding UDP-glycosyltransferase UGT5-like isoform X2: protein MLSRYFVSTILTLAVVGPLNYGNCARILGVFPTPSFSHQVVFRGLTLELNKRGHELVIVTTDPVNDPSLKNYTEIDIGFMYEMHERFGRNMIEYRRSPPSLTQMSTLSSYMNLGTEKILTYPELRRLYERDSDEKFDLVIMEQLFSFALLPLADRFDAPMIGISSLVLSTNTQYGIGNTIIPSHPANWELQENINNPLTFWQRLKNFCKIWSTIYVFRTYFMPGQEEIARKYFGDDIPSLYEIEKNISLIFVNQVGPISYAKPNVPKIIEINGFHISKHKKPLPQDLQNVLDRATQGFVYMSLGTNVKSITLSAETRSEFVAAFSKLPFKVIWKFEDDNFPDKPDNVMILKWAPQQAILGGLQSTEEAIQHAVPLVGFPVIGDQDAIVNKMVSLGVARKLEITAVNRDDLEEAILTVALDDEYKKKMLDLRSLLKDKPRDSLENAVWWTEHVIRHRGAPYLQSATADEPWYQRQDMDIVAFLSATSVITFVTILLISYKSLIFTINALTYSPLDKAKRN from the exons ATGTTGTCGCGGTATTTTGTTTCCACTATTCTGACTTTAGCAGTCGTAGGTCCGTTGAATTATGGAAATTGTGCAAGAATCCTGGGGGTATTTCCAACTCCTTCATTCAGCCATCAGGTGGTATTTCGCGGACTTACTTTGGAACTGAATAAACGAGGCCACGAGCTGGTAATTGTCACTACAGATCCTGTTAACGATCCAAGCTTGAAAAACTATACCGAGATTGATATCGGTTTCATGTATGAAATGCATGAGCGGTTTGGTAGGAATATGATCGAATATCGTAGATCACCACCTTCGTTGACACAGATGAGCACTTTGTCGTCATACATGAACCTCggaactgaaaaaattcttacttACCCAGAACTGAGGCGCTTGTACGAGCGAGATAGTGACGAAAAGTTTGACCTAGTTATAATGGAACAGCTCTTTTCGTTCGCTTTGTTACCTTTAGCTGATCGATTTGACGCTCCGATGATAG GTATATCATCTTTGGTATTATCGACAAACACTCAATATGGGATAGGCAATACCATAATACCTTCGCATCCGGCGAATTGGGAACTCcaagaaaatattaacaatcCGTTGACATTTTGGCAGAGATTAAAGAACTTTTGTAAGATCTGGTCAACGATATACGTCTTTAGGACTTATTTCATGCCTGGACAAGAAGAAATAGCGAGGAAATATTTCGGAGACGACATTCCGAGCCTGTATGAGATTGAGAAGAATATCAGTTTAATTTTCGTTAATCAAGTGGGGCCCATTTCCTACGCCAAGCCAAATGTTCcgaaaataatcgaaattaatggttttcacatttcaaagCATAAAAAACCATTGCCGCAg GATCTTCAGAACGTCTTGGACAGAGCTACACAGGGATTCGTATACATGAGTCTGGGAACGAATGTCAAAAGCATTACGTTGTCTGCGGAAACCAGAAGTGAATTTGTAGCTGCCTTTTCAAAGTTACCCTTCAAAGTCATCTGGAAGTTCGAAGATGACAATTTTCCAGACAAGCCGGATAACGTGATGATTTTGAAATGGGCTCCTCAACAGGCGATTTTAG GAGGACTTCAAAGCACAGAAGAAGCGATCCAGCACGCTGTTCCGTTGGTTGGGTTTCCAGTTATAGGTGACCAGGATGCGATTGTTAATAAAATGGTGTCTCTCGGCGTTGCCAGAAAACTGGAGATAACTGCTGTCAACAGGGATGATCTGGAGGAAGCTATACTCACCGTTGCACTCGACGACGA GTACAAGAAAAAGATGCTTGACTTGCGGTCGCTGCTCAAAGACAAGCCAAGGGACTCACTTGAGAACGCTGTTTGGTGGACGGAGCACGTGATACGTCACAGAGGTGCTCCATACTTACAATCTGCAACAGCTGATGAACCATGGTACCAGCGTCAGGACATGGATATAGTTGCCTTCCTTTCTGCTACATCTGTGATAACTTTCGTCACAATATTACTAATTTCCTACAAGTCCTTGATATTCACTATCAACGCGTTGACGTATTCGCCACTCGATAAGGCAAAGCGAAATTGA
- the LOC124184695 gene encoding UDP-glycosyltransferase UGT5-like isoform X1, producing MLSRYFVSTILTLAVVGPLNYGNCARILGVFPTPSFSHQVVFRGLTLELNKRGHELVIVTTDPVNDPSLKNYTEIDIGFMYEMHERFGRNMIEYRRSPPSLTQMSTLSSYMNLGTEKILTYPELRRLYERDSDEKFDLVIMEQLFSFALLPLADRFDAPMIGISSLVLSTNTQYGIGNTIIPSHPANWELQENINNPLTFWQRLKNFCKIWSTIYVFRTYFMPGQEEIARKYFGDDIPSLYEIEKNISLIFVNQVGPISYAKPNVPKIIEINGFHISKHKKPLPQDLQNVLDRATQGFVYMSLGTNVKSITLSAETRSEFVAAFSKLPFKVIWKFEDDNFPDKPDNVMILKWAPQQAILAHPNLKVFIYQGGLQSTEEAIQHAVPLVGFPVIGDQDAIVNKMVSLGVARKLEITAVNRDDLEEAILTVALDDEYKKKMLDLRSLLKDKPRDSLENAVWWTEHVIRHRGAPYLQSATADEPWYQRQDMDIVAFLSATSVITFVTILLISYKSLIFTINALTYSPLDKAKRN from the exons ATGTTGTCGCGGTATTTTGTTTCCACTATTCTGACTTTAGCAGTCGTAGGTCCGTTGAATTATGGAAATTGTGCAAGAATCCTGGGGGTATTTCCAACTCCTTCATTCAGCCATCAGGTGGTATTTCGCGGACTTACTTTGGAACTGAATAAACGAGGCCACGAGCTGGTAATTGTCACTACAGATCCTGTTAACGATCCAAGCTTGAAAAACTATACCGAGATTGATATCGGTTTCATGTATGAAATGCATGAGCGGTTTGGTAGGAATATGATCGAATATCGTAGATCACCACCTTCGTTGACACAGATGAGCACTTTGTCGTCATACATGAACCTCggaactgaaaaaattcttacttACCCAGAACTGAGGCGCTTGTACGAGCGAGATAGTGACGAAAAGTTTGACCTAGTTATAATGGAACAGCTCTTTTCGTTCGCTTTGTTACCTTTAGCTGATCGATTTGACGCTCCGATGATAG GTATATCATCTTTGGTATTATCGACAAACACTCAATATGGGATAGGCAATACCATAATACCTTCGCATCCGGCGAATTGGGAACTCcaagaaaatattaacaatcCGTTGACATTTTGGCAGAGATTAAAGAACTTTTGTAAGATCTGGTCAACGATATACGTCTTTAGGACTTATTTCATGCCTGGACAAGAAGAAATAGCGAGGAAATATTTCGGAGACGACATTCCGAGCCTGTATGAGATTGAGAAGAATATCAGTTTAATTTTCGTTAATCAAGTGGGGCCCATTTCCTACGCCAAGCCAAATGTTCcgaaaataatcgaaattaatggttttcacatttcaaagCATAAAAAACCATTGCCGCAg GATCTTCAGAACGTCTTGGACAGAGCTACACAGGGATTCGTATACATGAGTCTGGGAACGAATGTCAAAAGCATTACGTTGTCTGCGGAAACCAGAAGTGAATTTGTAGCTGCCTTTTCAAAGTTACCCTTCAAAGTCATCTGGAAGTTCGAAGATGACAATTTTCCAGACAAGCCGGATAACGTGATGATTTTGAAATGGGCTCCTCAACAGGCGATTTTAG CTCACCCGAATCTCAAAGTTTTCATCTATCAAGGAGGACTTCAAAGCACAGAAGAAGCGATCCAGCACGCTGTTCCGTTGGTTGGGTTTCCAGTTATAGGTGACCAGGATGCGATTGTTAATAAAATGGTGTCTCTCGGCGTTGCCAGAAAACTGGAGATAACTGCTGTCAACAGGGATGATCTGGAGGAAGCTATACTCACCGTTGCACTCGACGACGA GTACAAGAAAAAGATGCTTGACTTGCGGTCGCTGCTCAAAGACAAGCCAAGGGACTCACTTGAGAACGCTGTTTGGTGGACGGAGCACGTGATACGTCACAGAGGTGCTCCATACTTACAATCTGCAACAGCTGATGAACCATGGTACCAGCGTCAGGACATGGATATAGTTGCCTTCCTTTCTGCTACATCTGTGATAACTTTCGTCACAATATTACTAATTTCCTACAAGTCCTTGATATTCACTATCAACGCGTTGACGTATTCGCCACTCGATAAGGCAAAGCGAAATTGA